The Parambassis ranga chromosome 1, fParRan2.1, whole genome shotgun sequence genome includes a region encoding these proteins:
- the LOC114438168 gene encoding GTP-binding protein Rhes, protein MSLGVKEKTQVRLVFLGAAGVGKTALIRRFLQDTFEPKHRRTVEELHSKEYDIGGVKVTVEILDTSGSYSFPAMRKLSIQNSDAFALVYAVDDPESLEAVKSLRDEILEIKEDKYTPIVVVGNKVDREDNRQVSTDDVLSTVEMDWNNSYLEASAKENANVVEVFKELMQQANLPSRLSPALRRRRETFPNNTDFRPPMNKTNSCILS, encoded by the coding sequence ATGTCTCTGGGGGTGAAGGAGAAGACCCAGGTGCGTTTAGTGTTTCTGGGGGCAGCTGGTGTAGGCAAGACAGCTCTGATCAGGCGCTTCCTTCAGGACACCTTTGAACCCAAACACCGGCGCACCGTGGAGGAGCTGCACAGCAAGGAGTATGATATTGGCGGGGTCAAGGTCACGGTGGAGATCCTGGACACCAGTGGCAGCTACTCCTTCCCTGCCATGCGCAAGCTCTCCATCCAAAACAGTGACGCCTTCGCACTGGTGTATGCTGTCGATGACCCAGAGTCACTGGAAGCGGTGAAGAGCCTCCGAGATGAGATTCTGGAGATCAAGGAGGACAAGTACACACCGATCGTGGTGGTGGGAAACAAGGTGGACAGGGAGGACAACCGGCAAGTGTCCACCGACGACGTTctgtccactgtggagatggattGGAACAACAGCTACCTGGAAGCTTCAGCAAAAGAGAATGCCAACGTGGTGGAGGTTTTCAAGGAGCTGATGCAGCAGGCGAACCTTCCAAGCCGCCTCAGCCCGGCGCTGCGCAGACGCAGGGAGACCTTTCCAAATAACACCGACTTCCGGCCACCCATGAACAAGACCAACAGCTGTATTCTGTCATAA